One Streptomyces sp. NBC_00102 DNA segment encodes these proteins:
- a CDS encoding carbohydrate kinase family protein produces the protein MRIAVTGSIATDHLMTFPGRFADQLVADQLHTVSLSFLVDALDVRRGGVAANICFGMGLLGTSPVLVGAAGSDFDEYRAWLDRHGVDTGSVRISEVLHTARFVCTTDADHNQIGSFYTGAMSEARLIELHSVAERLGGLDLVSIGADDPEAMLRHTEECRTRGIPFAADFSQQIARMNGEEIRILLEGATYLFSNEYEKGLIESKTGWTDEEILAKVGHRVTTLGARGVRIERVGEPVIEVGCPDEETKADPTGVGDAFRAGFLSGLAWGVGLERAAQVGCMLATLVIETVGTQEYTLRRSRFMDRFAKAYGHEAADEVRAHLS, from the coding sequence GTGCGCATCGCAGTCACCGGCTCCATCGCCACCGACCACCTCATGACCTTCCCCGGCCGCTTCGCCGACCAGCTCGTCGCGGATCAGCTGCACACGGTCTCGCTCTCCTTCCTGGTCGACGCCCTGGACGTGCGCCGGGGCGGGGTCGCCGCCAACATCTGCTTCGGTATGGGACTGCTCGGCACCTCCCCGGTACTGGTGGGCGCCGCGGGATCCGACTTCGACGAGTACCGCGCCTGGCTCGACCGGCACGGCGTGGACACCGGATCGGTCCGCATCTCCGAGGTGCTGCACACCGCGCGCTTCGTCTGCACCACGGACGCCGACCACAACCAGATCGGCTCCTTCTACACCGGCGCCATGAGCGAGGCCCGCCTCATCGAGCTGCACAGCGTCGCGGAGCGCCTCGGCGGCCTCGACCTCGTCTCCATCGGCGCCGACGACCCGGAGGCGATGCTCCGCCACACCGAGGAGTGCCGCACCCGGGGCATCCCCTTCGCCGCGGACTTCTCCCAGCAGATCGCCCGGATGAACGGCGAAGAGATCCGGATACTGCTGGAGGGCGCCACCTACCTCTTCTCCAACGAGTACGAGAAGGGGCTCATCGAGTCCAAGACCGGCTGGACCGACGAGGAGATCCTCGCCAAGGTCGGCCACCGGGTCACCACCCTCGGCGCGCGCGGAGTGCGCATCGAGCGCGTGGGGGAGCCGGTCATCGAGGTCGGCTGCCCCGACGAGGAGACCAAGGCCGACCCGACCGGCGTCGGTGACGCCTTCCGGGCCGGCTTCCTCTCCGGTCTCGCCTGGGGCGTCGGCCTGGAGCGCGCCGCCCAGGTCGGCTGCATGCTCGCCACCCTGGTCATCGAGACGGTCGGTACCCAGGAGTACACCCTGCGCCGCTCCCGCTTCATGGACCGCTTCGCCAAGGCGTACGGTCACGAGGCCGCCGACGAGGTCCGCGCGCACCTCTCCTGA
- a CDS encoding iron-sulfur cluster assembly accessory protein, translating into MSVSDETTTVSDGILLSDAAAAKVKGLLDQEGRDDLALRVAVQPGGCSGLRYQLFFDERSLDGDVVKDFDGVKVVTDRMSAPYLGGASIDFVDTIEKQGFTIDNPNATGSCACGDSFS; encoded by the coding sequence ATGTCCGTATCGGACGAGACCACCACCGTGAGCGACGGCATCCTCCTGTCCGACGCCGCCGCAGCCAAGGTCAAGGGCCTGCTGGACCAGGAGGGCCGCGACGACCTCGCCCTGCGCGTCGCCGTACAGCCCGGCGGCTGCTCCGGCCTGCGTTACCAGCTCTTCTTCGACGAGCGCTCGCTCGACGGTGACGTGGTGAAGGACTTCGACGGCGTCAAGGTCGTCACCGACCGCATGAGCGCCCCGTACCTCGGCGGTGCCTCGATCGACTTCGTCGACACCATCGAGAAGCAGGGCTTCACGATCGACAACCCCAACGCCACCGGCTCCTGCGCCTGTGGCGACTCCTTCAGCTAA
- the nadA gene encoding quinolinate synthase NadA — translation MRDVTTAHPPVELDVQPSPLALLLLGREADPRSERGVECPGDLPSPSDPDLVERARAAKEKLGDKVFVLGHHYQRDEVIQFADVTGDSFKLARDAAARPEAEYIVFCGVHFMAESADILTGDDQKVVLPDLAAGCSMADMATAEQVAECWDVLTEAGVADRVVPVSYMNSSADIKAFTGRHGGTICTSSNAERALEWAFEQGDKVLFLPDQHLGRNTAVRDMGMSLDDCVLYNPHKPNGGLTAQQLRDAKMILWRGHCSVHGRFSVESVEDVRARIPGVSVLVHPECKHEVVAAADQVGSTEYIIKALEAAPAGSKWAIGTELNLVRRLANRFAAEDKEIVFLDKTVCFCSTMNRIDLPHLVWTLESLAEGKLVNRIEVDPETEKYAKLALERMLALP, via the coding sequence GTGCGTGACGTGACCACGGCCCACCCCCCTGTGGAACTCGATGTTCAGCCGTCGCCCCTGGCCCTGCTCCTGCTCGGCCGTGAGGCCGACCCGAGGAGCGAGCGCGGTGTGGAGTGCCCCGGCGACCTGCCCTCTCCGTCCGACCCGGACCTGGTGGAGCGCGCCCGCGCCGCCAAGGAGAAGCTCGGGGACAAGGTCTTCGTCCTCGGCCACCACTACCAGCGCGACGAGGTCATCCAGTTCGCGGACGTCACCGGCGACTCCTTCAAGCTGGCCCGTGACGCCGCGGCCCGCCCGGAGGCCGAGTACATCGTCTTCTGCGGCGTGCACTTCATGGCCGAGTCCGCCGACATCCTGACCGGCGACGACCAGAAGGTCGTGCTGCCCGACCTGGCGGCCGGCTGCTCGATGGCCGACATGGCCACCGCCGAGCAGGTCGCCGAGTGCTGGGACGTACTGACCGAGGCGGGCGTCGCCGACCGGGTCGTCCCCGTCTCGTACATGAACTCCTCCGCCGACATCAAGGCGTTCACCGGGCGCCACGGCGGCACCATCTGCACCTCCTCCAACGCCGAGCGGGCACTGGAGTGGGCGTTCGAGCAGGGCGACAAGGTCCTCTTCCTCCCCGACCAGCACCTGGGCCGCAACACCGCCGTCCGGGACATGGGGATGTCGCTGGACGACTGCGTCCTCTACAACCCGCACAAGCCGAACGGCGGCCTGACGGCCCAGCAGCTGCGCGACGCCAAGATGATCCTGTGGCGCGGGCACTGCTCGGTGCACGGGCGCTTCTCGGTGGAGTCCGTCGAGGACGTCCGCGCGCGCATCCCCGGCGTCAGCGTCCTGGTGCACCCGGAGTGCAAGCACGAGGTCGTCGCGGCGGCCGACCAGGTCGGCTCGACGGAGTACATCATCAAGGCCCTGGAGGCGGCCCCGGCCGGCTCCAAGTGGGCCATCGGCACGGAGCTCAACCTGGTGCGTCGCCTGGCGAACCGTTTCGCCGCCGAGGACAAGGAGATCGTCTTCCTCGACAAGACGGTCTGCTTCTGCTCCACCATGAACCGGATCGACCTGCCCCACCTGGTCTGGACGCTGGAGTCGCTGGCCGAGGGCAAGCTGGTCAACCGGATCGAGGTCGACCCGGAGACGGAGAAGTACGCGAAGCTGGCGCTGGAGCGGATGCTCGCGCTGCCGTAG
- a CDS encoding efflux RND transporter permease subunit — protein sequence MSWLSRFSLAQRALIGLISVVALVFGAIAIPQLKQQLLPTIELPMVSVLAPYQGASPDVVEKQVVEPLENAIKAVDGIDGVTSTASEGNAVVMASFDFGDEGTKQLVADIQQAVNRARNQLPEGVDPQVIAGSTDDIPTVVLAVTSDKDQQALADQLDHTVVPALEDIDGVGQVAVNGVQDVQVTVVPDDRKLAAAGLTQASLSPALQAAGATTAAGSFAESGKSRTIQVGGGFTSLQQIEDVRIVPGADIGKPGKPVRLGDIATVKQEEAAPVSITRTNGKPSLAVMATMDQDGSAVAISDAVEKILPDLRKDLGSGAELTVVTDQGPAVSKAISGLTTEGALGLVFAVVVILLFLASIRSTLVTAVSIPLSVVLALIVLWTRDLSLNMLTLGALTIAIGRVVDDSIVVLENIKRHLGYGEERHAAIVAAVKEVAGAVTASTLTTVAVFLPIGLVGGMVGQLFGSFSITVTAALLASLLVSLTVVPVLSFWFLRAPKGTAENPDEARRKAEEKEAASRLQKFYVPVLRFATRRRITSVVIALVILLGTFGMAPLLKTNFFDQGEQDVLSVTQKLTPGTSLAAADEAARKVEKVIAADKGVKDYQVTVGSSGFMAAFGGGTGANQASYQITLKDSGAYEATQKRIEDGLAKLDGIGQTSIAAGGGFGSQDLSVVVKAADGDVLKKASEAVRAEVAKIDGVTDVQSDLSQSVPRISVRANDKAAAAGFDQTRIGALVTGAVAGTNSGKAMLDDTERNVVVRSATPATTLAQLKEIPAGRVKLGQIADVELVPGPVSMTRIDGQRAATITARPTEDNTGAVSTELSSKLKALDLPEGATATIGGVSADQDSAFKNLALAMLAAIAIVFILLVATFRSLIQPLILLVSIPFAATGALGLLIVTGTPMGVPAMIGMLMLIGIVVTNAIVLIDLINQYRSQGMGVVEAVVEGGRHRLRPILMTALATIFALLPMALGVTGEGGFISQPLAVVVIGGLITSTLLTLLLVPTLYAMVELRKERRAKKKAAKRAAKGEVPAQGGSAAGTDSDAGTDGSREAAHSGV from the coding sequence ATGTCCTGGCTGTCAAGGTTCAGCCTCGCGCAACGGGCCCTGATCGGGCTGATCTCCGTCGTCGCCCTCGTTTTCGGCGCGATAGCGATCCCGCAGCTCAAGCAGCAGCTGCTGCCGACCATCGAACTGCCGATGGTGTCGGTCCTGGCGCCCTATCAGGGGGCGTCCCCCGATGTGGTCGAGAAGCAGGTCGTCGAACCGCTCGAGAACGCCATCAAGGCCGTCGACGGCATCGACGGCGTCACCTCGACCGCCAGCGAGGGCAACGCCGTCGTCATGGCCAGCTTCGACTTCGGGGACGAGGGCACCAAGCAGCTCGTCGCCGACATCCAGCAGGCCGTGAACCGGGCGCGCAACCAGCTCCCGGAGGGCGTCGACCCGCAGGTCATCGCCGGTTCCACCGACGACATCCCGACCGTGGTCCTCGCCGTCACCTCGGACAAGGACCAGCAGGCGCTCGCCGACCAGCTGGACCACACCGTGGTGCCCGCGCTGGAGGACATCGACGGCGTCGGCCAGGTCGCCGTCAACGGCGTCCAGGACGTGCAGGTCACCGTCGTCCCCGACGACAGGAAGCTCGCGGCGGCCGGCCTCACCCAGGCGTCCCTCTCCCCGGCGCTTCAGGCGGCCGGTGCCACCACCGCGGCCGGTTCCTTCGCGGAGTCCGGCAAGAGCCGCACCATCCAGGTCGGTGGCGGGTTCACCTCGCTCCAGCAGATCGAGGACGTCCGGATCGTTCCCGGCGCCGACATCGGCAAGCCCGGCAAGCCGGTCCGCCTCGGTGACATCGCGACCGTGAAGCAGGAGGAGGCCGCCCCGGTCTCCATCACCCGCACCAACGGCAAGCCCAGCCTCGCCGTGATGGCGACGATGGACCAGGACGGCAGCGCCGTCGCGATCTCCGACGCGGTCGAGAAGATCCTCCCCGACCTGCGCAAGGACCTGGGTTCCGGTGCGGAGCTGACGGTCGTCACCGACCAGGGGCCGGCCGTCTCCAAGGCGATCTCCGGTCTGACCACCGAGGGTGCGCTCGGCCTGGTCTTCGCCGTCGTGGTGATCCTGCTCTTCCTCGCCTCGATCCGTTCGACGCTCGTCACCGCGGTCTCCATCCCGCTCTCCGTGGTCCTCGCGCTCATCGTGCTGTGGACCCGTGACCTGTCGCTCAACATGCTCACCCTCGGCGCGCTGACCATCGCGATCGGCCGGGTCGTGGACGACTCGATCGTCGTCCTGGAGAACATCAAGCGGCACCTCGGCTACGGCGAGGAGCGCCACGCGGCGATCGTCGCCGCGGTGAAGGAGGTGGCCGGAGCGGTCACCGCCTCCACCCTCACCACCGTCGCCGTCTTCCTGCCGATCGGTCTCGTCGGCGGCATGGTCGGCCAGCTCTTCGGCTCGTTCTCGATCACCGTGACGGCCGCGCTGCTGGCCTCGCTGCTGGTGTCGCTGACCGTGGTTCCGGTCCTCTCCTTCTGGTTCCTGCGCGCCCCCAAGGGCACCGCCGAGAACCCGGACGAGGCCCGCCGCAAGGCCGAGGAGAAGGAGGCGGCGAGCCGGCTCCAGAAGTTCTACGTCCCCGTCCTGCGCTTCGCGACCCGGCGCCGCATCACCAGCGTGGTGATCGCGCTGGTGATCCTGCTCGGCACCTTCGGCATGGCCCCCCTGCTGAAGACGAACTTCTTCGACCAGGGCGAGCAGGACGTCCTCTCCGTCACGCAGAAGCTGACCCCGGGGACGAGCCTCGCCGCGGCCGACGAGGCCGCCCGCAAGGTGGAGAAGGTCATCGCCGCCGACAAGGGAGTGAAGGACTACCAGGTCACCGTCGGTTCCTCCGGCTTCATGGCCGCCTTCGGCGGCGGCACGGGAGCCAACCAGGCCTCGTACCAGATCACCCTGAAGGACTCCGGCGCGTACGAGGCCACCCAGAAGCGGATCGAGGACGGCCTCGCGAAGCTGGACGGCATCGGCCAGACCAGCATCGCGGCGGGCGGCGGCTTCGGCAGCCAGGACCTGAGCGTCGTGGTCAAGGCCGCCGACGGTGACGTGCTGAAGAAGGCGTCCGAGGCGGTGCGCGCCGAGGTCGCGAAGATCGACGGCGTCACCGACGTCCAGAGCGACCTGTCGCAGAGCGTGCCGCGCATCTCGGTCCGCGCCAACGACAAGGCCGCGGCCGCCGGGTTCGACCAGACCAGGATCGGTGCGCTGGTCACCGGGGCGGTCGCCGGTACGAACTCCGGCAAGGCCATGCTGGACGACACCGAGCGGAACGTCGTCGTGAGGTCCGCGACGCCGGCCACCACCCTGGCCCAACTCAAGGAGATCCCGGCCGGCAGGGTGAAGCTCGGCCAGATCGCCGACGTCGAGCTGGTCCCCGGCCCGGTCTCCATGACCCGGATCGACGGTCAGCGCGCCGCCACCATCACGGCCAGGCCCACCGAGGACAACACCGGCGCGGTCAGCACCGAGCTCTCCTCGAAGCTCAAGGCGCTGGACCTTCCCGAGGGCGCCACCGCCACCATCGGCGGCGTCAGCGCGGACCAGGACAGCGCGTTCAAGAACCTCGCGCTGGCCATGCTCGCGGCCATCGCGATCGTCTTCATCCTGCTGGTCGCGACCTTCCGTTCGCTGATCCAGCCGCTGATCCTGCTGGTCTCCATCCCGTTCGCGGCGACCGGTGCGCTCGGTCTGCTGATCGTCACCGGCACCCCGATGGGCGTCCCGGCGATGATCGGCATGCTGATGCTCATCGGCATCGTGGTCACCAACGCGATCGTGCTGATCGACCTGATCAACCAGTACCGGTCCCAGGGCATGGGTGTGGTCGAGGCGGTCGTCGAGGGCGGCCGTCACCGGCTCCGCCCGATCCTGATGACCGCTCTGGCGACGATCTTCGCGCTGCTGCCGATGGCGCTCGGCGTCACCGGCGAGGGCGGCTTCATCTCCCAGCCGCTGGCCGTCGTCGTGATCGGCGGACTCATCACCTCCACCCTGCTGACGCTCCTGCTGGTGCCGACGCTGTACGCCATGGTGGAGCTGCGCAAGGAGCGCCGGGCCAAGAAGAAGGCGGCCAAGCGCGCGGCGAAGGGCGAAGTCCCCGCACAAGGCGGCTCCGCCGCGGGTACGGACTCCGACGCGGGTACGGACGGCTCCCGCGAGGCGGCCCACTCCGGCGTCTGA
- a CDS encoding response regulator transcription factor, whose product MSVIRVLLADDQALLRSAFRVLVDSEPDMRVVGEAADGAQAVELARAAVPDVVLMDIRMPGTDGLAATRLISADPALSGVRVVMLTTFEVDEYVVESLRAGASGFLGKGAEPEELLQAIRVAAAGEALLSPAATKGLIATFLAQAASSDELPDAAAHAERLDALTVREREVLVQVAAGHSNDEIAERLAVSPLTVKTHVNRAMAKLGARDRAQLVVIAYESGLVRPRGA is encoded by the coding sequence GTGAGCGTGATCAGGGTGCTGCTCGCCGACGACCAGGCCCTGCTGCGCAGCGCGTTCCGGGTGCTGGTCGACTCGGAACCCGACATGCGGGTCGTCGGCGAGGCGGCCGACGGCGCCCAGGCGGTGGAGCTCGCCCGCGCCGCCGTCCCCGACGTCGTCCTGATGGACATCCGGATGCCCGGCACCGACGGCCTCGCCGCGACCCGCCTGATCAGTGCGGACCCGGCGCTGTCCGGCGTACGGGTCGTCATGCTGACCACCTTCGAAGTGGACGAGTACGTCGTGGAGTCGCTGCGGGCCGGGGCCTCCGGCTTCCTCGGCAAGGGCGCGGAACCCGAGGAACTCCTCCAGGCGATACGCGTCGCGGCGGCGGGCGAGGCGCTGCTTTCCCCGGCCGCCACCAAGGGGCTGATCGCCACCTTCCTCGCGCAGGCGGCCTCCTCGGACGAGCTGCCCGACGCCGCCGCCCACGCCGAGCGGCTGGACGCGCTCACCGTCCGCGAGCGCGAGGTGCTCGTCCAGGTCGCCGCCGGGCACTCCAACGACGAGATCGCCGAACGCCTCGCGGTCAGCCCGCTCACCGTCAAGACCCACGTGAACCGGGCCATGGCGAAGCTGGGCGCCCGCGACCGGGCCCAACTGGTCGTCATCGCCTACGAGTCGGGCCTGGTGCGCCCCCGGGGCGCGTGA
- a CDS encoding sensor histidine kinase, whose product MTTLGTGLARARRWLRVHPLAFDAALALAVLGSMLAASFADAGPGHHGPSFGSRSPAASSVVLMLLGAAALVLRRKRAIQVLGFTCFLSVVEFVVVDPPGPVVMCAVVALFTVASRTDRPTTWRVGLVTIGALAAAAMIFGAAPWYSQINLGVVAWTGLAAAAGDAVRSRRAFIDAIQERAERAERTRDEEARRRVAEERLRIARDLHDVVAHHIALVNVQAGVAAHVMDKRPDQAKEALAHVRDASRSALDELRATVGLLRQSGDPTAPTEPAPGLAVLGELVDTFRNAGLPVEVACPEESAPLPAALDLAAYRVVQEALTNVRKHAGAGTKAEVSVVRIGATAEVTVLDNGRGTPAVPAQGGPGGGHGLLGMRERVTALGGTLTAGPRYGGGFRVHAILPVDVRPGDPERTGGLA is encoded by the coding sequence GTGACCACTCTCGGAACCGGACTCGCGCGCGCCCGCCGCTGGCTGCGGGTCCACCCGCTCGCCTTCGACGCCGCGCTCGCCCTCGCCGTCCTCGGGAGCATGCTCGCGGCGTCCTTCGCCGACGCGGGACCCGGCCACCACGGACCCTCCTTCGGCTCCCGGAGTCCCGCCGCCTCCAGCGTCGTCCTGATGCTGCTCGGCGCCGCGGCTCTGGTACTGCGCAGGAAGCGGGCCATCCAGGTGCTCGGCTTCACCTGCTTCCTGTCGGTCGTGGAGTTCGTGGTGGTCGATCCGCCGGGGCCCGTGGTGATGTGCGCGGTCGTGGCCCTCTTCACCGTCGCCTCCCGCACCGACCGGCCCACCACCTGGCGGGTCGGACTGGTCACCATCGGAGCTCTCGCCGCCGCCGCGATGATCTTCGGCGCCGCCCCCTGGTACAGCCAGATCAACCTGGGCGTCGTCGCCTGGACCGGGCTCGCCGCCGCGGCCGGGGACGCAGTACGCAGCCGTCGGGCCTTCATCGACGCGATCCAGGAACGCGCCGAACGCGCCGAGCGCACCCGGGACGAGGAGGCCCGCCGCCGCGTCGCGGAGGAGCGCCTGCGCATCGCCCGCGACCTGCACGACGTCGTCGCGCACCACATCGCGCTGGTCAACGTCCAGGCCGGGGTCGCCGCCCACGTCATGGACAAGCGGCCGGACCAGGCCAAGGAGGCGCTCGCGCACGTACGCGACGCCAGCCGCTCCGCGCTCGACGAACTCCGCGCCACCGTGGGGCTGCTGCGCCAGTCCGGCGACCCCACCGCGCCCACCGAACCCGCGCCCGGCCTCGCCGTCCTCGGCGAACTCGTCGACACCTTCCGCAACGCCGGCCTTCCGGTGGAGGTCGCCTGCCCCGAGGAGTCCGCCCCGCTGCCCGCCGCCCTCGACCTGGCCGCCTACCGGGTCGTCCAGGAGGCGCTGACCAATGTGCGCAAGCACGCCGGAGCCGGCACGAAGGCCGAGGTCAGCGTCGTACGGATCGGGGCGACGGCCGAGGTGACCGTGCTCGACAACGGCCGCGGCACCCCCGCCGTCCCCGCCCAGGGCGGACCCGGCGGCGGCCACGGCCTCCTCGGTATGCGCGAACGCGTCACCGCGCTCGGCGGCACCCTCACCGCGGGCCCCCGCTACGGCGGCGGATTCCGGGTGCATGCGATCCTCCCGGTGGACGTCCGGCCGGGCGATCCGGAACGTACGGGGGGACTCGCGTGA
- a CDS encoding PspA/IM30 family protein translates to MKRMGMIFRAKANKALDRAEDPRETLDYSYQKQLELLQKVRRGVADVATSRKRLELQLNQLQGQSSKLEDQGRKALALGREDLAREALSRRAALQQQVTDLETQHQTLQGEEEKLTLAAQRLQAKVDAFRTKKETIKATYTAAQAQTRIGEAFSGISEEMGDVGLAIQRAEDKTQQLQARAGAIDELLASGALDDPTGTAKDDIAAELDRISGGTDVELELQRMKAELAGGTSAGQQAIEGGSQDTAPGSQQQSPHRYDKS, encoded by the coding sequence ATGAAGCGTATGGGAATGATCTTCCGCGCGAAGGCGAACAAGGCCCTTGACCGGGCCGAGGATCCGCGCGAGACCCTGGATTACTCGTACCAGAAGCAGCTGGAACTGCTGCAGAAGGTGCGGCGCGGAGTCGCCGACGTGGCGACCTCGCGCAAGCGGCTGGAGCTGCAGCTGAACCAGCTGCAGGGTCAGTCGTCCAAGCTGGAGGACCAGGGCCGCAAGGCGCTCGCGCTCGGCCGGGAGGACCTCGCCCGCGAGGCGCTCTCCCGTCGCGCCGCCCTTCAGCAGCAGGTCACCGACCTGGAGACGCAGCACCAGACGCTGCAGGGCGAGGAGGAGAAGCTCACTCTCGCGGCCCAGCGGCTCCAGGCCAAGGTCGACGCCTTCCGCACCAAGAAGGAGACGATCAAGGCCACCTACACGGCGGCCCAGGCGCAGACCCGCATCGGGGAGGCGTTCTCCGGCATCTCCGAGGAGATGGGCGACGTCGGCCTGGCCATCCAGCGGGCCGAGGACAAGACGCAGCAGCTGCAGGCCCGGGCCGGCGCGATCGACGAGCTGCTCGCCTCCGGCGCCCTGGACGACCCCACCGGCACCGCGAAGGACGACATCGCCGCCGAGCTGGACCGCATCTCCGGTGGTACGGATGTGGAGCTGGAGCTCCAGCGGATGAAGGCCGAACTGGCCGGCGGCACCTCGGCGGGCCAGCAGGCCATCGAGGGCGGCTCCCAGGACACCGCTCCCGGCTCCCAGCAGCAGTCACCGCACCGGTACGACAAGAGCTGA
- a CDS encoding DUF3043 domain-containing protein: MFRSRSKEEKAPTGKVTADLSTQSRDPQAPKGRPTPKRSEAQTQRRRASTTPVDRKEAVKRSREARRVDMAKQREALASGDERYLPVRDKGPVRRFVRDFVDSRFCIAEWFLPMAVVILVLSVIQIRNIQNISLLLWLGVIVLIVLDSIGLAFRLRKQLRIRFPDTPQRGAVAYGLMRTLQMRRLRLPKPQVKRGERP, from the coding sequence GTGTTCCGTAGCCGTTCCAAAGAAGAGAAGGCCCCCACCGGCAAGGTGACGGCGGACCTCTCCACCCAGTCCCGCGACCCGCAGGCTCCCAAGGGTCGCCCCACGCCGAAGCGGAGCGAGGCGCAGACGCAGCGGCGTCGCGCCTCGACCACGCCGGTCGACCGCAAGGAGGCGGTGAAGCGATCGCGTGAAGCACGCCGGGTCGACATGGCCAAGCAGCGCGAGGCCCTCGCATCCGGCGACGAGCGCTACCTCCCGGTCCGCGACAAGGGTCCGGTGCGGCGCTTCGTCCGTGACTTCGTGGACTCGCGCTTCTGCATCGCCGAGTGGTTCCTGCCGATGGCCGTGGTCATCCTGGTCCTCAGCGTGATCCAGATCCGGAACATCCAGAACATCTCGCTGCTGCTCTGGCTCGGCGTGATCGTGCTGATCGTGCTGGACTCGATCGGCCTGGCCTTCCGGCTGCGCAAGCAGCTGCGCATCCGCTTCCCGGACACCCCGCAGCGCGGCGCCGTCGCCTACGGCCTGATGCGCACGCTTCAGATGCGCCGGCTCCGGCTGCCGAAGCCGCAGGTCAAGCGAGGAGAGCGGCCCTGA
- a CDS encoding bifunctional 2-polyprenyl-6-hydroxyphenol methylase/3-demethylubiquinol 3-O-methyltransferase UbiG, whose amino-acid sequence MRNIVRQELVARQLDEQIAARFPVGRRLSILDVGLGQGTQALRLARAGHTVTGLDSDPEMLASAREALAREPEGIRERVRLIEGDGSETGVHFLPGSFDMVLCHGVLMYVEEPDALLAGLARVLAPGGLLSLLVRNGDALAMRPAAAGDFGSAHAAFDTACYTNRLGLQVRADRLDALTATLAGIAAPLHAWYGVRVFTDNTPGDAPLPDAVELEQIFAAEERAGRTDPYRRVAALLHLCGVRGERT is encoded by the coding sequence CTGCGCAACATCGTCCGCCAGGAGCTCGTGGCCCGGCAGCTGGACGAGCAGATAGCCGCCCGCTTCCCGGTGGGGCGGCGGCTGAGCATCCTCGACGTCGGACTGGGCCAGGGCACTCAGGCCCTGCGTCTGGCACGGGCCGGTCACACGGTGACCGGCCTGGACTCCGACCCCGAGATGCTGGCCTCGGCCCGTGAGGCGCTGGCCCGCGAGCCCGAGGGCATCCGCGAGCGCGTCCGGCTGATCGAGGGCGACGGCTCGGAGACGGGGGTCCACTTCCTCCCCGGCAGCTTCGACATGGTGCTCTGCCACGGCGTACTGATGTACGTCGAGGAGCCGGACGCCCTGCTGGCGGGGCTGGCCCGGGTGCTGGCCCCCGGCGGTCTCCTCTCGCTCCTCGTACGCAACGGCGACGCGCTGGCGATGCGCCCGGCCGCGGCCGGTGACTTCGGCTCCGCACACGCTGCCTTCGACACCGCCTGCTACACCAACCGCCTCGGCCTCCAGGTCCGGGCCGACCGGCTCGACGCGCTGACCGCCACCCTGGCGGGGATCGCGGCGCCGCTGCACGCCTGGTACGGGGTGCGTGTCTTCACCGACAACACCCCGGGCGACGCCCCGCTGCCCGACGCCGTCGAGCTGGAGCAGATCTTCGCCGCCGAGGAACGGGCCGGGCGGACCGATCCGTACCGGCGGGTGGCCGCGCTGCTCCACCTGTGCGGCGTGCGCGGCGAAAGGACCTGA